The Leucobacter viscericola genome includes a window with the following:
- a CDS encoding DUF1990 family protein codes for MSSTENNRRSSHVEMPVTYAAVGASKLADVVRFPPEGTESYLEALQLGSGQERFVAASSLLMTWGAQRGAGIEVSEIVRGTDEAYVGPEFDESGQAQGIRVREEQFGPDGEPYIVPGTSAVFTLSGQTPRSVLVVYTVDEDQMAGFAWGTRDEDGVVGEQRFTVEIREDQTVWAVARGFLASPKSGLLGLKGKALIREAVELAKDQLEALAPGAADRAQRSS; via the coding sequence GTGAGCTCGACCGAAAACAACCGGCGCAGCAGTCACGTTGAGATGCCGGTGACCTACGCTGCCGTTGGTGCATCAAAACTTGCCGATGTCGTGCGCTTTCCCCCTGAGGGCACCGAATCGTACTTAGAAGCCCTGCAGCTTGGCAGCGGTCAGGAGCGCTTCGTCGCGGCATCAAGCCTGCTGATGACCTGGGGTGCCCAGCGCGGCGCGGGCATCGAGGTCAGCGAGATCGTTCGGGGAACCGACGAGGCCTATGTTGGGCCCGAGTTTGATGAGAGTGGTCAGGCCCAGGGTATTCGGGTTCGAGAAGAGCAGTTTGGCCCTGACGGCGAACCCTACATCGTGCCCGGTACCTCGGCCGTGTTTACCCTGTCCGGGCAGACACCGCGCAGTGTTCTCGTTGTGTACACCGTTGACGAGGATCAGATGGCGGGCTTCGCCTGGGGCACTCGCGACGAAGACGGCGTTGTGGGAGAGCAGCGGTTTACCGTCGAGATTCGCGAGGATCAAACAGTGTGGGCCGTCGCCCGCGGTTTTCTCGCCTCCCCGAAGAGCGGCCTGTTGGGACTCAAGGGTAAGGCGCTGATTCGCGAGGCGGTAGAGCTGGCCAAGGATCAGCTCGAAGCGTTGGCGCCGGGAGCTGCGGATCGTGCCCAGCGTTCTTCCTGA
- the lepA gene encoding translation elongation factor 4, which yields MSPRSVNPQIPASTDPERIRNFCIIAHIDHGKSTLADRMLQITGSVPDREMRAQYLDRMDIERERGITIKSQAVRMGWDHDGKSYALNMIDTPGHVDFSYEVSRSLAACEGAILLVDAAQGIEAQTLANLYLAMENDLEIIPVLNKIDLPAADPERVSREIADLIGGNPEDILKVSGKTGMGVEELLDSVVARVPAPKGDANAPARAMIFDSVYDSYRGVVTYVRMIDGKLSPRERILMMSTGTEHEALEIGVSSPEPKPTKGLAVGEVGYLITGVKDVRQSKVGDTVTTKMKPATDALPGYTDPKPMVFSGLYPIDGSDYPVLREALDKLKLSDAALQYEPETSVALGFGFRCGFLGLLHLEIITERLRREFDLDLIATAPSVVYQVTTEDKKEITVTNPSEYPTGKIGSVREPVVRVAILAPKDYVGTIMELCQSRRGSLMGMEYLGERVELRYSMPLGEIVFDFFDHLKSRTQGYASLDYEPMGEQEADLVKVDILLQGEQVDAFSAIVHRDNAYSYGTMMTERLRKLIPRQQFEVPIQAAIGSRIIARESIRAIRKDVLAKCYGGDISRKRKLLEKQKEGKKRMKMVGRVEVPQEAFIAALSGDVEGKDAAKK from the coding sequence ATGTCTCCACGCAGCGTAAACCCACAGATCCCGGCGTCAACCGACCCCGAAAGGATCCGCAACTTCTGCATCATCGCGCACATCGACCACGGTAAATCAACCCTGGCCGACCGCATGCTGCAGATCACTGGTTCGGTACCGGATCGCGAGATGCGCGCGCAGTACCTCGACCGCATGGATATTGAGCGCGAGCGCGGTATCACCATTAAGTCGCAGGCAGTGCGCATGGGGTGGGATCACGACGGCAAGTCGTACGCCCTCAACATGATTGACACTCCTGGCCACGTCGACTTCAGTTACGAGGTGTCACGCTCCCTCGCCGCGTGCGAGGGAGCGATCCTGCTCGTTGACGCGGCGCAGGGGATCGAGGCTCAGACGCTTGCGAACCTATACCTCGCGATGGAAAACGATCTTGAGATCATCCCGGTGCTCAACAAGATTGACTTGCCCGCCGCCGACCCCGAGCGGGTCTCGCGAGAGATCGCCGACCTGATCGGTGGAAACCCCGAAGACATTCTGAAGGTGTCGGGTAAGACCGGCATGGGTGTCGAAGAGTTGCTCGACAGTGTGGTTGCCCGTGTGCCCGCGCCGAAGGGTGACGCAAACGCGCCGGCCCGAGCCATGATTTTTGACTCGGTCTACGACTCCTACCGCGGTGTTGTGACCTACGTTCGAATGATCGACGGCAAACTCTCGCCGCGTGAACGCATCCTCATGATGTCGACCGGCACTGAGCATGAGGCGCTCGAGATCGGTGTTTCGTCTCCTGAGCCGAAGCCAACCAAGGGCCTCGCGGTTGGTGAGGTCGGCTACCTCATCACGGGCGTAAAAGACGTGCGCCAGTCGAAGGTCGGTGACACGGTCACGACCAAGATGAAGCCAGCGACCGATGCGCTGCCCGGTTACACGGATCCGAAGCCCATGGTGTTCTCAGGTCTGTACCCGATCGACGGCTCGGATTATCCCGTGCTGCGCGAAGCCCTCGACAAGCTCAAGCTCTCTGATGCGGCCCTTCAGTACGAGCCGGAGACCTCGGTTGCCCTCGGCTTCGGCTTCCGCTGCGGATTCCTCGGCCTGCTTCACCTCGAAATCATCACGGAGCGTCTGCGCCGCGAATTTGACCTCGACCTGATTGCAACAGCGCCAAGCGTTGTCTACCAGGTCACGACCGAAGACAAAAAAGAGATCACCGTCACGAACCCGTCGGAGTACCCGACGGGCAAGATTGGCAGTGTGCGCGAGCCCGTGGTGCGCGTTGCGATCCTCGCCCCGAAAGACTACGTCGGCACCATCATGGAGCTCTGCCAGTCAAGGCGCGGCAGCCTGATGGGCATGGAGTACCTGGGTGAGCGCGTCGAACTGCGCTACAGCATGCCGCTCGGCGAGATTGTGTTCGACTTTTTCGATCACCTCAAGAGCCGCACGCAGGGGTACGCCAGCCTCGACTACGAGCCCATGGGCGAGCAAGAAGCCGATCTCGTGAAGGTCGACATTCTGCTGCAGGGTGAGCAGGTTGACGCGTTCAGCGCGATTGTGCACCGCGACAATGCCTACTCCTACGGCACGATGATGACGGAGCGGCTGCGCAAGCTGATTCCGCGTCAGCAGTTCGAGGTGCCGATTCAGGCCGCAATCGGTTCAAGGATCATCGCGCGCGAGAGCATCCGTGCGATCCGCAAGGACGTTCTTGCCAAGTGCTATGGCGGCGACATTAGCCGTAAGCGTAAGCTGCTCGAGAAGCAGAAAGAGGGCAAGAAGCGCATGAAGATGGTCGGCCGGGTTGAAGTGCCCCAGGAAGCCTTCATTGCTGCCCTCTCAGGGGACGTTGAGGGTAAGGACGCGGCCAAGAAGTGA